A genome region from Pseudanabaena sp. Chao 1811 includes the following:
- a CDS encoding 50S ribosomal protein L25/general stress protein Ctc, with amino-acid sequence MQLQINASTRTLSNNRTLRRNGQIPATVYGHKGADSISITLDAKEATTLLREATINNTLIEVNVTDGDFKGKTLLREVQNHPYKNSIYHLSFFAIESQSKIEVDIPLHFVGVPVGVKVGGGSVDTIKNYVRVSCAPNNVPESFELDITSLEIGKGIHVSEIPYPEGVKPVTEGTALVVTILKK; translated from the coding sequence ATGCAATTACAAATTAACGCCTCTACTCGTACCCTATCCAACAATCGTACCCTCCGTCGCAATGGTCAAATCCCTGCGACCGTATATGGACATAAAGGTGCTGATTCGATCTCAATTACTTTAGATGCTAAAGAAGCAACTACTTTGTTACGTGAAGCAACGATTAATAACACATTGATCGAAGTAAATGTAACCGATGGCGACTTTAAAGGCAAAACACTATTGCGTGAAGTCCAAAACCATCCTTACAAAAACTCCATTTATCACCTCAGTTTCTTTGCGATCGAGTCGCAATCGAAGATTGAAGTAGATATTCCTCTCCACTTTGTTGGCGTACCTGTCGGCGTAAAAGTTGGTGGTGGTTCCGTTGATACCATCAAGAACTATGTACGTGTATCTTGCGCTCCTAATAACGTTCCTGAAAGCTTCGAGCTAGATATTACTTCTCTCGAAATTGGTAAGGGTATTCACGTTAGCGAAATTCCTTATCCTGAAGGTGTTAAACCTGTAACTGAAGGTACTGCTCTTGTAGTTACTATTCTCAAGAAATAA
- a CDS encoding D-alanyl-D-alanine carboxypeptidase has translation MWSLVGALLLSVSTQALDGRAVATVPRSLMSYATRPVLASEVSANTTPDPVAKQAIANMLNELKQLGLPNPAQGAWIQSHDGVIASGNLSNRPLPSASLTKIVTTLASLQTWGSNYRFITNISITGNLVGDTLKGDLIIEGGGDPFFVWEEAIALANKINQLGIKRIQGNLIVTGRFAMNFETDLVKAANFLRLAFDSSRWEGEVAEQYATMPVGTPKPQLVILGNIRTVPSLASSNISSKSLIRHASLPLWQILKRMNTFSNNEMAEMLASQLGGGRQVAAIAANATEIPISEINLVNGSGLGQANQISPRAVVAVLMAVHNRAQVEGLTLADLFPISDCNCGTIEGRKMPKGAIVKTGTLSDVSALAGVVQTQQHGPIWFALVNRGEGNIDDFHRSQDNVLQNLVAKWGLLKSPSPSFAETPWRDSDRNEVIK, from the coding sequence ATGTGGAGTTTAGTTGGCGCTTTACTATTGTCGGTTTCGACCCAAGCTCTCGATGGTCGTGCGGTCGCCACAGTACCCCGATCGCTAATGAGCTATGCCACCCGTCCTGTCTTAGCCTCAGAGGTAAGCGCTAATACTACGCCTGATCCTGTGGCTAAACAGGCGATCGCGAATATGCTCAATGAACTCAAACAATTAGGACTGCCCAATCCTGCCCAAGGTGCATGGATTCAATCCCATGATGGGGTAATCGCTTCAGGAAATTTATCAAATCGCCCTCTACCCTCAGCATCGCTAACAAAAATTGTCACAACCCTTGCCTCATTGCAAACTTGGGGATCGAACTATCGCTTTATTACCAATATCAGCATAACGGGAAATCTGGTTGGCGATACGCTCAAAGGTGACTTGATCATTGAAGGTGGTGGCGATCCATTTTTTGTGTGGGAAGAAGCGATCGCTTTGGCAAATAAGATCAACCAATTGGGAATCAAACGCATTCAAGGCAATCTGATCGTTACAGGTAGATTTGCCATGAATTTTGAAACTGACTTGGTAAAGGCGGCGAATTTTTTGCGCCTAGCCTTTGATAGCAGCCGATGGGAAGGAGAAGTTGCGGAGCAATATGCAACGATGCCTGTGGGAACGCCAAAACCACAATTGGTAATTCTTGGAAATATACGGACTGTCCCCAGCCTTGCCTCCAGCAATATCTCTAGCAAGTCATTAATTCGTCATGCGTCATTACCTCTTTGGCAAATCCTCAAACGCATGAATACCTTTAGCAATAACGAGATGGCGGAGATGCTTGCCTCTCAATTAGGTGGCGGTAGACAAGTAGCGGCGATCGCCGCAAATGCCACAGAGATACCCATCTCAGAAATTAACTTAGTTAATGGCTCAGGCTTGGGACAAGCGAATCAAATTTCTCCCCGCGCTGTAGTTGCAGTACTGATGGCAGTACATAATCGCGCCCAAGTCGAAGGCTTAACCCTTGCGGATCTGTTCCCCATTAGTGATTGTAACTGCGGCACGATCGAGGGACGTAAAATGCCAAAGGGAGCAATTGTTAAGACAGGGACATTATCTGATGTCAGTGCTTTAGCAGGTGTGGTGCAAACCCAGCAGCATGGCCCCATTTGGTTTGCACTTGTCAATCGTGGTGAGGGAAATATCGACGATTTCCACCGATCGCAAGACAATGTACTGCAAAATTTAGTGGCTAAGTGGGGCTTGCTCAAGTCTCCGAGTCCCAGCTTCGCTGAAACCCCTTGGCGAGATAGCGATCGCAATGAAGTTATCAAGTAA
- a CDS encoding isoaspartyl peptidase/L-asparaginase, whose product MQPKIIIHGGAGSTVESKGGYEPVRKSLFAVLETVYPMLLDGAKAIDAVVKACQMLEDDPRFNAGTGSVLQSDGQIRMSASIMDGDRQSFSGVINTARVKNPIDLAKHLQTSDDRVLSDYGSAELTRELGIPIYNPLTDERLAEWLEERKTNFNRKMADVAMGTIGAVVLDQYGSIAAGTSTGGRGFERIGRVSDSATPAGNYATKFAGVSCTGVGEDILDEGFATRVVVRVTDGMTLQQAVEKSINEAKSRDRDFGAICLDATGAIAWGKTCPVLFAAYHDGEKMQDTL is encoded by the coding sequence ATGCAACCCAAAATTATCATTCATGGCGGTGCTGGTAGCACTGTTGAGAGCAAAGGTGGTTACGAGCCAGTTCGTAAGTCATTGTTTGCTGTTTTAGAAACTGTTTATCCGATGCTGCTTGATGGCGCGAAGGCGATCGATGCGGTGGTCAAGGCTTGTCAAATGCTGGAAGACGATCCTCGGTTCAATGCGGGGACTGGCTCAGTATTACAGTCCGATGGTCAAATCCGCATGAGTGCTTCGATTATGGATGGCGATCGCCAAAGTTTTAGTGGTGTGATCAATACGGCAAGAGTTAAGAATCCGATTGATCTGGCTAAGCATTTGCAGACTAGCGACGATCGCGTTCTCTCTGATTACGGCTCGGCGGAACTCACTCGCGAATTAGGCATCCCGATTTACAATCCCCTCACCGATGAACGCCTTGCGGAATGGTTAGAGGAGCGCAAAACAAACTTCAATCGCAAAATGGCAGATGTGGCGATGGGAACGATCGGTGCGGTAGTTCTCGATCAATATGGCAGCATTGCGGCTGGCACATCCACAGGCGGACGGGGCTTTGAGCGCATTGGCAGAGTTAGCGACTCGGCAACCCCTGCGGGGAACTATGCCACCAAGTTTGCAGGCGTAAGTTGTACAGGTGTCGGTGAAGACATTCTCGATGAAGGCTTTGCGACTAGAGTGGTGGTGCGCGTTACCGATGGCATGACCCTTCAGCAAGCGGTCGAAAAATCTATTAATGAAGCAAAAAGTCGCGATCGCGATTTTGGTGCAATATGCCTTGATGCTACTGGGGCGATCGCGTGGGGCAAAACCTGTCCCGTATTGTTCGCTGCATATCATGACGGCGAAAAAATGCAAGATACACTATAG
- a CDS encoding zinc-dependent peptidase: MLSARVLATIFSIVVSAIAVGILTYPFWVKLRRDRLIAKPFPKHWLDIVESNVAIYHYLSVEQQQQLQGYIQIFLKEKQFIGCLGLQVTEEMKVTIAAIACLLLFSDRKTYFPNLRSILIYPHAYIVNETVITDLYVVEERRVARLGESWTKDQLILSWEQVSQDLLNWQDGHNVILHEFAHQLDQEDGQAEGVPILSRKLDYAVWAKVMTAEYLQLCDQVERNQKTVMDSYGATNPAEFFAVATETFFEKSKQLNQKHQPLYELLKRHYRLDPLQWL, translated from the coding sequence GTGCTTTCTGCCAGAGTTCTCGCAACTATTTTCTCTATTGTCGTCAGTGCGATCGCTGTTGGCATTCTAACTTATCCTTTTTGGGTTAAGTTACGCCGCGATCGCCTCATCGCAAAACCATTTCCTAAGCATTGGTTAGATATTGTCGAGAGCAATGTTGCTATTTATCACTATCTCTCCGTTGAGCAGCAACAACAATTACAAGGCTATATTCAAATATTTCTCAAGGAAAAGCAATTTATTGGCTGTTTGGGTTTACAAGTCACCGAAGAGATGAAGGTCACGATCGCCGCGATCGCCTGTTTATTACTATTTAGCGATCGCAAAACTTACTTCCCAAATTTGCGTTCCATTCTGATTTATCCCCATGCCTATATTGTTAACGAAACAGTAATCACCGATCTTTACGTGGTTGAAGAAAGAAGAGTTGCAAGGTTAGGTGAATCATGGACTAAGGATCAATTAATTCTCTCTTGGGAACAGGTCAGTCAGGACTTACTTAATTGGCAAGATGGACATAACGTGATCCTCCATGAATTCGCACATCAACTCGATCAAGAAGATGGACAAGCAGAAGGTGTACCAATTCTATCAAGGAAATTGGATTATGCTGTATGGGCAAAGGTAATGACAGCCGAGTATTTGCAATTATGCGATCAAGTAGAACGTAATCAAAAGACAGTAATGGATAGCTATGGAGCAACAAATCCTGCGGAGTTTTTTGCCGTAGCAACGGAAACCTTTTTTGAAAAGTCTAAACAGTTAAATCAAAAGCATCAGCCTCTTTACGAACTTCTAAAGAGACACTATCGACTTGATCCTTTGCAATGGCTCTAA
- the trpB gene encoding tryptophan synthase subunit beta has protein sequence MTTTPIAPKTNPTLTNRPDALGRFGIFGGKYVPETLMSALTELETAFYHYKNDPDFNNELDGYLRDYVGRPSPLYFAERLTQHYGTAQIYLKREDLNHTGAHKINNALAQVLLAIRMGKKRVIAETGAGQHGVATATVCARFGLDCVIYMGVQDMERQALNVFRMKLMGAEVRPVEAGTGTLKDATSEAIRDWVTNVVDTHYILGSVAGPHPYPMIVRDFHAVIGKESRRQSQEKWGGLPDILLACVGGGSNAMGLFHEFVDEPSVRLIGVEAAGKGTNTEFHAATLTLGRVGVLHGAMSYLLQDEQGQVQEAHSISAGLDYPGVGPEHSYLKDLGRAEYYSVTDQEALDAFQRLSRLEGIIPALETSHAIAYLETLCPQLTPDQRIIINCSGRGDKDVNTVIQHLHL, from the coding sequence ATGACCACAACGCCGATCGCTCCCAAAACAAACCCCACTCTCACCAATCGTCCTGACGCATTAGGACGGTTTGGCATTTTTGGTGGCAAATATGTCCCCGAAACCCTAATGAGCGCTCTTACTGAGCTAGAAACCGCTTTTTATCATTATAAAAATGATCCAGATTTTAACAACGAGCTAGACGGCTATTTGCGGGACTATGTGGGCAGACCTAGCCCTCTATACTTTGCGGAGCGATTGACACAGCACTATGGCACGGCCCAAATTTATCTCAAGCGCGAAGACCTCAACCACACAGGCGCACATAAAATCAACAATGCCCTTGCCCAAGTCCTCCTCGCCATCCGTATGGGGAAAAAGCGCGTAATTGCTGAGACAGGCGCAGGACAGCATGGAGTCGCTACTGCTACAGTTTGCGCTCGCTTTGGATTGGACTGTGTGATTTATATGGGTGTACAGGACATGGAGCGCCAAGCCCTCAACGTCTTCCGCATGAAGCTTATGGGCGCAGAAGTGCGTCCTGTCGAAGCGGGAACTGGCACACTCAAAGATGCCACCTCTGAGGCAATTCGTGACTGGGTAACAAATGTAGTCGATACCCATTACATTCTCGGTTCCGTTGCAGGTCCTCATCCCTATCCGATGATTGTGCGTGATTTCCATGCTGTAATTGGCAAAGAAAGCCGCCGTCAGAGCCAAGAGAAATGGGGTGGCTTACCAGATATTCTGCTTGCCTGTGTTGGTGGTGGTTCCAATGCGATGGGGCTATTCCATGAATTCGTTGATGAGCCTTCCGTTCGCTTGATCGGTGTAGAAGCGGCAGGCAAAGGTACAAATACCGAATTTCACGCCGCAACCTTGACCCTTGGACGTGTGGGTGTGCTACATGGCGCAATGAGCTATCTATTGCAAGATGAGCAAGGACAGGTACAAGAAGCCCATTCTATTAGCGCAGGTTTGGATTACCCCGGTGTAGGTCCTGAGCATAGTTATCTCAAGGATCTTGGTCGTGCGGAGTACTATAGCGTCACCGATCAAGAAGCTCTAGATGCGTTTCAACGCCTATCTCGTTTAGAAGGAATTATTCCTGCGTTGGAAACATCCCATGCGATCGCCTATCTCGAAACCCTCTGTCCACAGTTAACTCCCGATCAGCGAATCATCATTAACTGCTCTGGGCGTGGGGATAAGGATGTAAATACCGTCATTCAACATTTACATCTCTAA
- a CDS encoding Crp/Fnr family transcriptional regulator, whose amino-acid sequence MTYTFSNFDLNSKTSVIDWRRSLEEIYRGRTMHTYKSGQIIPMYSHEVWVVCRGVVQLNTLHPSGDEVLVGFAVQAMPFGLPLTNLEPYQAIALSDVDLMRFTLTELEQSPQLYQGILQHLNRRLQQTEALLALVSNKRVEERLRQILLLLKQEVGIPVEGGTRLTVRLTHQHLASAISSTRVTVTRAMKLLQDEGWLKVDRDRHIILV is encoded by the coding sequence ATGACATACACGTTTTCTAATTTCGATCTTAATTCCAAAACTTCTGTAATTGATTGGCGGCGATCGCTCGAAGAAATTTATCGCGGTCGAACCATGCACACTTACAAAAGTGGACAAATTATTCCTATGTATTCCCATGAAGTATGGGTAGTTTGTCGTGGAGTCGTACAACTAAATACTCTGCATCCTTCAGGTGATGAAGTGCTGGTTGGCTTTGCCGTGCAAGCTATGCCCTTTGGTTTACCCCTCACTAATCTAGAGCCATATCAGGCGATCGCCCTCTCCGATGTGGACTTGATGCGTTTTACCCTTACTGAGCTGGAGCAATCTCCACAACTTTATCAAGGAATTTTGCAACATCTAAATCGTCGTCTTCAGCAGACCGAAGCTTTGTTAGCGCTAGTCAGTAATAAACGGGTGGAGGAGCGGTTGCGGCAAATATTACTGTTGCTCAAACAAGAGGTTGGTATTCCTGTTGAAGGCGGTACTCGTCTCACTGTACGCCTCACTCACCAACATCTCGCCAGTGCTATTAGCAGTACTCGCGTCACCGTCACCAGAGCAATGAAGTTATTGCAAGATGAAGGTTGGCTCAAAGTTGATCGCGATCGGCATATTATCCTCGTATAA
- the gmk gene encoding guanylate kinase encodes MSEGQLGEGKLIVVTGPSGVGKGTLLQKLLERYPDRILFSISATTRSPRAGEEHGREYFFWSRDEFEQKRDAGEFLEWAEYAGNLYGTPKPAIDQAIALGQIVLLEIELAGARQVAQSFPSAKRIFIAPPSMEVLESRLRQRSTDSDEQVVKRLHHAKLEIAAANEFDITIVNDDLEIAMHQLETAMFN; translated from the coding sequence TTGAGCGAAGGTCAATTAGGCGAAGGCAAACTCATTGTTGTCACGGGTCCCAGTGGGGTCGGTAAAGGGACACTCTTACAAAAATTACTAGAACGCTATCCCGATCGCATTCTCTTTTCCATCTCTGCAACTACGCGATCGCCCCGTGCAGGGGAAGAACATGGCAGGGAATATTTTTTTTGGAGCCGTGATGAGTTTGAACAAAAGCGAGATGCTGGTGAATTTCTCGAATGGGCGGAATATGCGGGCAACCTCTACGGTACTCCCAAGCCAGCCATCGATCAGGCGATCGCTTTAGGGCAAATTGTTCTCTTAGAAATTGAACTCGCAGGGGCGCGACAGGTTGCCCAATCATTTCCTAGTGCCAAGCGAATTTTTATTGCGCCACCATCAATGGAAGTTCTCGAAAGTCGGTTGCGCCAACGTAGTACCGATAGTGATGAACAAGTTGTTAAACGCTTGCACCATGCCAAACTGGAAATAGCGGCTGCCAATGAATTTGACATCACCATTGTCAATGACGACTTAGAAATTGCGATGCATCAACTCGAAACAGCTATGTTTAATTAG
- a CDS encoding NAD(P)/FAD-dependent oxidoreductase: protein MKDVIVIGAGMAGLICAQKLKQAGLDVTIVEKSAGVGGRMATRRLQGTWVDHGAQLISVKSDSFGRFIRKLTEKHIVQEWTRDVYQLSASGLFPPDADNRHTRYCCPMGMTAIAKYLGSELAIINNTRIIGVNHKEAQWQLVTDRQDILETKAIVSTIPAPQFLPLFEEVLAAAPSFLQALQSVKFAPSVTIMAGYNASNSVPMEWQAIRCVNDPILDWISYDSSKHAEKAVQPVFVLQSTAEFAKQSMEEPDLEIAGKPLLNQAGKLLAKWLASPEWWQVHRWRYAIAEESLGVSCLSTSIPLSLVCAGDWCAGKNIEAAYHSGLAAAESAIELLK, encoded by the coding sequence ATGAAAGATGTAATCGTGATCGGCGCAGGGATGGCAGGCTTAATCTGCGCTCAAAAACTCAAGCAAGCGGGACTAGATGTCACCATTGTGGAGAAGTCCGCAGGTGTGGGTGGAAGGATGGCAACTAGACGCTTGCAAGGCACTTGGGTCGATCATGGCGCACAACTTATTTCTGTAAAAAGCGACAGTTTTGGTAGGTTTATTCGCAAACTGACAGAAAAGCACATCGTCCAAGAGTGGACTCGCGATGTCTATCAGCTTTCTGCTTCAGGTTTATTCCCCCCCGATGCGGATAATCGGCATACACGCTATTGCTGTCCTATGGGCATGACGGCGATCGCCAAATATCTCGGTAGTGAACTGGCGATTATTAACAACACCCGCATTATTGGGGTAAATCACAAAGAGGCGCAATGGCAATTAGTCACCGATCGCCAAGATATCCTTGAAACCAAAGCGATCGTTTCTACCATTCCTGCGCCACAGTTTTTGCCACTATTTGAGGAAGTCCTCGCCGCAGCCCCCAGCTTCTTGCAAGCCCTACAGTCGGTCAAATTTGCCCCTAGTGTAACGATTATGGCAGGCTATAACGCTAGTAACTCTGTACCTATGGAGTGGCAAGCAATTCGATGTGTTAATGATCCGATTCTGGACTGGATTAGCTACGACAGTAGCAAACATGCCGAAAAAGCAGTACAGCCAGTTTTTGTTTTACAAAGTACTGCCGAATTTGCTAAGCAATCGATGGAAGAGCCAGATCTAGAAATTGCGGGCAAACCCTTGCTGAATCAAGCAGGTAAATTATTAGCAAAATGGCTAGCTAGTCCTGAATGGTGGCAAGTGCATCGTTGGCGCTATGCGATCGCCGAAGAATCTTTGGGGGTTTCTTGTCTATCCACATCAATTCCCTTGTCGCTAGTCTGTGCAGGGGACTGGTGTGCTGGCAAAAATATTGAAGCTGCCTATCATTCAGGACTTGCGGCGGCTGAGTCAGCGATCGAGTTACTAAAATAA
- the remA gene encoding extracellular matrix/biofilm regulator RemA → MDIKLINIGFGNIVSANRVVAIVSPESAPIKRIISDAREHGKLVDATYGRRTRAVIVTDSSHVVLSAIQPETVANRFVISKEGATD, encoded by the coding sequence ATGGATATCAAGCTCATCAACATTGGCTTTGGCAATATTGTTTCCGCGAACCGAGTTGTGGCGATCGTTAGTCCTGAATCTGCCCCGATTAAGCGTATTATTAGCGACGCGCGTGAGCACGGTAAGTTGGTTGATGCAACCTATGGTAGGCGGACTAGAGCTGTAATTGTCACCGATTCTAGTCATGTCGTTTTATCCGCAATTCAACCTGAAACCGTTGCCAATCGCTTTGTAATTAGTAAAGAAGGCGCAACGGATTAA
- the trxB gene encoding thioredoxin-disulfide reductase has product MSDTIAPSSVQDNVRDVVIIGSGPAGYTAAIYAGRANLHPLVFEGFQKGGIAGGQLMTTTEVENFPGFPTGIMGPQLMMQMKEQASNCGAELVMEDVVAVDFSDRPFTIKSSSRSVQAHSVIIATGATAKRLHLPSETKYWNRGISACAVCDGAAPIFRGVELAVVGGGDTAVEEAIFLTKYGSKVHLLVRSDRLRASKVMQERIFKHPKITVHWHSLPVDVYGEEIVQGVKIRDAITNEERDLAVGGLFYAIGHTPNTELFTGQIELDPTGYIITKGKSTATNIEGVYACGDVQDHEYRQAITAAGTGCMAALEVERWLSK; this is encoded by the coding sequence ATGTCAGATACGATCGCACCTTCTTCTGTTCAAGACAATGTTAGAGATGTCGTGATAATTGGTTCAGGTCCCGCAGGCTATACTGCTGCCATCTATGCTGGACGTGCCAATCTCCATCCACTAGTATTTGAGGGATTTCAAAAAGGGGGGATTGCTGGTGGGCAATTGATGACCACGACCGAAGTAGAAAACTTTCCCGGATTTCCCACTGGGATAATGGGACCTCAATTGATGATGCAGATGAAGGAGCAAGCGAGTAATTGTGGTGCAGAGTTGGTGATGGAAGATGTGGTTGCTGTAGATTTTAGCGATCGCCCCTTTACTATCAAATCCTCATCACGTTCAGTGCAAGCCCATAGCGTGATTATCGCCACAGGTGCGACGGCGAAAAGACTCCATTTGCCAAGCGAAACAAAATATTGGAATCGAGGAATTTCCGCCTGTGCAGTCTGTGATGGGGCAGCTCCTATCTTTCGGGGCGTGGAATTAGCGGTGGTTGGTGGCGGTGATACGGCAGTTGAAGAAGCCATTTTCTTAACTAAATATGGCTCAAAGGTACATTTATTAGTACGCAGCGATCGCTTGAGAGCTAGCAAAGTTATGCAGGAGCGCATCTTCAAGCATCCTAAAATTACTGTGCATTGGCATTCTCTTCCTGTTGATGTCTATGGCGAAGAGATTGTACAGGGAGTTAAGATTCGTGATGCGATCACTAATGAAGAACGTGATTTAGCTGTGGGGGGACTTTTTTATGCGATCGGGCATACACCGAATACAGAATTATTTACAGGACAGATAGAACTTGATCCGACGGGTTACATCATTACTAAAGGAAAATCAACAGCCACAAATATTGAAGGTGTTTATGCCTGTGGGGATGTCCAAGACCATGAATATCGCCAAGCAATTACTGCTGCTGGGACAGGATGTATGGCGGCTTTAGAAGTTGAACGTTGGCTTTCTAAGTAG
- a CDS encoding adenylosuccinate synthase, translating into MANVIVIGAQWGDEGKGKITDLLSRSADVVVRYQGGNNAGHTVVVNDRTFKLHLIPSGILYPKTECIIASGTVIDPKVLLEEVDRLKDLGISTDNLFIAETAHVTMPYHRVLDRASEDQRAEHKIGTTGRGIGPTYADKSERVGIRMIDLMDEKRLAKKLRWAIEQKNIVLQKLYNLEPLDADAIIEEYRGYAERLRPHVVDASLKIDAAINERRNILFEGAQGTLLDLDHGTYPYVTSSNPVAGGACIGAGVGPTCIDRVIGVAKAYTTRVGEGPFPTELHDEIGNQIGERGAEFGTTTGRKRRCGWFDGVIGRYAVRINGLDCLAVTKLDVLDDLEEIKVCTAYELDGKVVRDFPSDARAFARAIPIYETLPGWKRSTSECKTVDELPQEAKEYLKFLSDLTGTPIAIISLGASRGQTIIVEDPIHGPKRGLLRN; encoded by the coding sequence TTGGCTAATGTAATTGTTATTGGGGCACAGTGGGGTGACGAAGGTAAAGGCAAAATCACCGATTTGCTGAGCCGCTCCGCAGATGTCGTTGTTCGCTATCAAGGCGGGAATAATGCAGGACATACGGTCGTCGTCAACGATCGCACCTTTAAGCTACACCTGATTCCTTCGGGAATCCTGTATCCCAAAACGGAATGTATCATTGCCAGTGGCACAGTGATCGATCCGAAGGTGCTTCTTGAAGAAGTGGATCGACTCAAAGATTTGGGTATATCGACGGACAACCTATTTATTGCCGAAACCGCCCATGTCACCATGCCATACCATCGTGTGCTAGATCGCGCCTCAGAGGATCAGCGAGCTGAACACAAAATTGGGACAACAGGGCGTGGTATCGGTCCAACCTACGCTGACAAATCCGAGCGGGTTGGCATTCGGATGATTGATTTAATGGACGAAAAGCGCCTAGCTAAAAAGCTACGTTGGGCGATCGAGCAGAAAAACATTGTTTTACAAAAGCTTTATAATTTAGAACCGCTCGATGCTGACGCGATCATTGAAGAATATCGTGGTTATGCTGAGCGTTTACGCCCCCATGTAGTTGATGCTTCATTAAAAATTGATGCTGCTATCAATGAGCGTCGCAATATTTTGTTTGAAGGTGCACAGGGTACATTGCTAGATCTCGATCATGGCACATATCCCTATGTCACTTCATCAAATCCCGTTGCAGGCGGCGCTTGTATCGGCGCAGGTGTGGGACCAACCTGCATCGATCGCGTCATTGGTGTTGCCAAGGCATACACAACTCGCGTAGGTGAAGGACCATTCCCCACCGAGCTACATGACGAGATTGGCAATCAGATCGGCGAACGTGGAGCCGAATTTGGTACAACTACAGGGCGTAAGCGCCGTTGTGGTTGGTTTGATGGCGTAATCGGTCGTTATGCGGTTCGCATTAATGGTCTTGATTGTCTTGCTGTCACCAAACTTGACGTACTCGATGACCTCGAAGAAATCAAAGTTTGTACCGCCTACGAACTCGATGGCAAGGTGGTTCGTGACTTCCCCAGCGATGCCCGTGCCTTCGCTAGAGCGATTCCTATCTATGAAACCTTACCAGGTTGGAAGCGATCGACTAGCGAATGTAAAACCGTTGACGAGTTACCCCAAGAAGCTAAGGAATATCTCAAGTTCCTTTCTGATTTAACGGGTACTCCGATCGCCATTATCTCTCTAGGCGCAAGCCGAGGACAAACCATTATCGTCGAAGATCCAATTCATGGACCCAAGCGTGGTTTGTTGAGAAATTAA